Proteins encoded together in one uncultured Desulfosarcina sp. window:
- the dsrA gene encoding dissimilatory-type sulfite reductase subunit alpha produces MAKHATPLLDQLESGPWPSFVSDLKQEAASRAKNANNVEFQVPQDCVEDLLGVLELSFKDGVTHWKHGGIVGVFGYGGGVIGRYCDQPQQFPGVAHFHTMRINQPGGKFYTTEFLKNLCDLWEFRGSGITNMHGSTGDIIFIGTSTPQLEEIFYEMTHKFDQDLGGSGSNLRTPSDCIGQARCEYACYDTQAICYELTQEYQDELHRPAFPYKFKFKFDGCPNCCVASIARADISFVGTWRDDIKIDQEAVAGYVGGEFLPNAGAHSGRDWGKFDIEKEVIGLCPTQCMKYEGGKLSINTKECTRCMHCINVMPRALHIGDDRGCSMLVGAKAPILDGAQMGSLLVPFIKVEDPYDEIKEVIESIWDWWMEEGKNRERLGELIKRQGFQKLLEMTNIDPVPQHVQEPRHNPYIFWKEEEVGGWERDINEFRSKHQR; encoded by the coding sequence GGCCTAGCTTCGTGTCGGACCTGAAGCAGGAAGCCGCGAGCAGGGCCAAGAACGCGAACAACGTGGAATTCCAGGTTCCCCAGGACTGTGTCGAAGACCTTCTGGGCGTATTGGAACTCTCCTTTAAAGACGGCGTGACCCACTGGAAACACGGCGGTATCGTGGGCGTTTTCGGTTACGGCGGCGGCGTTATCGGCCGTTACTGCGACCAGCCGCAGCAGTTCCCCGGCGTGGCTCACTTTCACACCATGCGCATCAACCAGCCCGGCGGCAAGTTCTACACCACCGAGTTTCTGAAAAACCTCTGCGACCTGTGGGAATTTCGCGGCTCCGGTATCACCAACATGCATGGCTCCACTGGGGATATCATCTTCATCGGCACCTCCACTCCGCAGCTGGAAGAAATCTTCTACGAAATGACCCACAAGTTCGATCAGGACCTGGGCGGCTCCGGCTCCAACCTGCGGACCCCTTCCGACTGTATCGGCCAAGCACGCTGCGAGTATGCCTGCTACGACACCCAGGCGATCTGCTACGAACTGACCCAGGAATATCAGGACGAGCTGCACCGTCCGGCCTTCCCCTATAAGTTCAAATTCAAGTTCGACGGCTGCCCCAACTGCTGCGTGGCCTCCATCGCCCGCGCCGACATCTCCTTCGTCGGTACCTGGAGAGACGACATCAAAATCGACCAGGAAGCCGTTGCCGGCTATGTTGGCGGCGAATTTCTGCCCAACGCCGGCGCCCACAGCGGCCGCGACTGGGGCAAATTCGACATTGAAAAAGAGGTCATCGGCCTGTGCCCCACCCAGTGTATGAAATACGAAGGCGGCAAACTCTCCATCAACACCAAAGAGTGCACCCGCTGCATGCACTGCATCAACGTCATGCCGCGCGCTCTGCACATCGGTGATGACCGTGGCTGCTCCATGCTCGTCGGCGCCAAGGCCCCGATCCTCGACGGTGCCCAAATGGGCTCCCTGCTGGTGCCTTTCATCAAAGTTGAAGATCCTTACGACGAAATCAAGGAAGTCATCGAATCCATCTGGGATTGGTGGATGGAAGAAGGCAAGAACCGCGAACGTCTCGGTGAGTTGATCAAACGTCAGGGCTTCCAGAAGCTGCTCGAAATGACCAATATCGATCCGGTCCCGCAGCACGTCCAGGAACCGCGCCATAACCCCTACATCTTCTGGAAAGAAGAAGAGGTTGGCGGCTGGGAGCGCGACATCAACGAATTCAGATCGAAACACCAGAGATAG